From Gemmatimonadota bacterium:
ACCGCGATTCCTCAGCAGCAGCACGCGCCGGCCATGCGCCCGTAGCCCGGCATTGAATGCGGTTGGGCGTGGGTTACCTTTCCGTCTCGAATTTCTCTTGTACTCCGCGGCCGGTCGACCGATTCCGAGCGGTCGTGCCGGCCGCTACGCACTCTACGATGAACATCGCCATCGAAGCCAAGAAGTCCGAGGGGGCAGAGCGCCTGTTACAGGTGACGGTCCCGCTCGATGCCGTGAACGACGCCAAGGAAAAGGCCGCGCGCAAGATCGCCGGAACGGTCTCCCTCCCGGGGTTCCGCCCCGGGAAGGCGCCGCTCGCGATGGTCATGAAGCGCTTCGGTGAAGCCATTCGCAGCGAGGCGGTCGAGACCCTCGTGCAGGAGGCGTACAAGGAAGTGCTGGAGCGCGAGCAGCTGAAGGTCGCCGCGCAGCCGCACATCCACGACCTCAAGTTCGAGGAGGGCGAGCCGCTCACCTTCGACTTGCACCTGGAGCTGCGCCCCGAGCTCGCCTTGACGAACACGCAGGGCTTCAAGGTCACGCGCACCGTGCGCACCGTGACCGATGAGGACGTGCAGCAGCAGCTCGAGCAGCTGCGCGACCAGCGCGCCTCGTGGTCACCGGTCGAGGACAAGCCGATGGAGGGTGACATGGTCACCGTCCTCCTCGCCACCGCCGACGAAGACGGGACGATCCCCGAAGGGCGGGAGTACCGCATCGTGCTGGGCGGGGGGCAGGCCATTCCCGGCATCGAGGAAGTGATCATGTCGATCAAGGCCGGGCAGTCGTCGGAGCAGTCGGTCCGCTGGCCCGACGACTTCCCCGACGAGGCGCAGCGCGGCAAGTCCAAGTCGGTGCGGGTGGAGCTCAAGGACGTGAAGCGCAAGTCGCTCCCCGAGCTCGACGACGCCTTTGCCAGCGAAGTCGGCGACTTCGAGTCGGTCGAGGCGCTCCGCAAGGTGGTGCGCGAGGACATGGAGGAGTCGGCGACCCGTGAGTCGGATGCCGAGGTGCGCCAGAAGCTCCTGGACGAGCTGATCGGGGCCAACCCGTTCGACGTCCCGCCGAGCTGGGTGGCGCAGCTGGTGCACGGCTATGCCGACGCCTACAAGATCCCGGAAGAGGAGCACGAGCGCTTCGCCACGGGCTTCCGCCCGACGGCCGAGCGCCAGGTGCGCCGTGACATGGTCATCGACGCGATCGCCGAGTCGGAGAACCTCAAGGCATCCGAGGCCGACATCGACGACAAGGTCACCGAGATGGCCGGCAAGCGCGGGGTCAACCCCGGCCAGC
This genomic window contains:
- the tig gene encoding trigger factor, which translates into the protein MNIAIEAKKSEGAERLLQVTVPLDAVNDAKEKAARKIAGTVSLPGFRPGKAPLAMVMKRFGEAIRSEAVETLVQEAYKEVLEREQLKVAAQPHIHDLKFEEGEPLTFDLHLELRPELALTNTQGFKVTRTVRTVTDEDVQQQLEQLRDQRASWSPVEDKPMEGDMVTVLLATADEDGTIPEGREYRIVLGGGQAIPGIEEVIMSIKAGQSSEQSVRWPDDFPDEAQRGKSKSVRVELKDVKRKSLPELDDAFASEVGDFESVEALRKVVREDMEESATRESDAEVRQKLLDELIGANPFDVPPSWVAQLVHGYADAYKIPEEEHERFATGFRPTAERQVRRDMVIDAIAESENLKASEADIDDKVTEMAGKRGVNPGQLYAQLQKAQRLSELERGITEDKVFAWLFERNTVE